The Paraburkholderia dioscoreae DNA window GGCGGCCAGGTTGCTCAATCTCACGCAGCCCGCTGTCAGCGTGCAACTGAAGAACCTGCAGGATCAACTGAAGCTGCGTTTGCTGACGCGCTCGCCGCGCGGTCTCACGCTGACCGCCGACGGTCTCAAGCTATTGCCCTACGCCGAACAGATTCTCGACGCGATCGGCAATTTCGACGTCGCCGCCGACAACCTCGTCAGCATTCTGTCGGGCACCGTCTCGATCGGCACGATCCTCAATCCGCAGACGATTCGGCTGGGCGCAGTGCTGCAATACATGGCGAACCACTATCCGGAAGTGCGAACGCGCCTGCGTCACTCAATGACGGGGCAGATACTCGAACAGCTTGCGAGCGGTGCGCTCGACGTTGGCTTCTTTCTCGGCACGCCAGCGGAAAGCGACGGCATCGAATTGCATGCCATTGCCTTGATGCCGATCACCTATTACGTGATCGCACCCAAAGGCTGGCAGGAACGTATCAACGGACGCGGCTGGGCGGAACTGGCCGAGTTGCCGTGGATCTGGACGCCGCCTACGTCGATGCATCACCGGCTGCTGACGCACGCATTCGAATCGGTCGGCGCGAAGCCGCGAGTCGCGGCCGAGGTCGATCTGGAAGCCTCGATGATCGAACTGGTGCGTGCGGGTGTGGGTTTGTCGCTGGCGCGCGAGACGGTCGCGATCGACGAAGCGCAGAAATACGGCGCCGCGATCTCGCGCGAAGTGCCGATCGAAATTCCGCTGTCGTTCATCAGCCTTGCGCGGCGCCGCGAAGAGCCGTTGATCGAAGCAATGTTTTTTGCCGCGCAAATGGCGTTTTCCTGAACGCCTTCCGCGGCATGCACGGTTCCGCGCCTTTGAAGCCAAAGGTGCTTGCGACGACAACAACATGGGAGACAGACAATGTCGGCTTATGGAGCAAACGTGGCACAGCGGCTCGATTCGCTCGAGACCGGACCGTTTCATTGGCGGCTGCTCGGCCTGATCGGCGGCGGCATGTTCTTCGACGCATTCGACAATTTCCTTGCCGGCAGCGTGCTCGGCGCGCTCGTGCAGCAGGGTCTGTCGGACATGCACATGAACGCGCTATTCATTTCGATGAGCTTTGCCGGTCTGACGCTTGGCGCATGGGGCGCGGGGGTGATCGGCGATCGCTTCGGGCGGCGCTTTTCGTATCAGTTCAATCTGCTGATCTTTGGCCTCACCTCGATCGCGGCCGCCTTCGCGCCGTCCATGACATGGCTGATCGTGCTGCGCTTCATCATGGGCATCGGCCTCGGCGCGGAGATCGTGGTCGGCTATAGCACGCTCAACGAGTTCATGCCCGCGCATGCGCGAGGTCGCTTTGCTTCGCTGCTGAACCTGATCACCAACTCGTCGGTACTGGTCTCGGCGGCGTGCGGCTTCCTGATCATTCCGCATTTCGGGTGGCGCTGGATGTTCGCGATTCCCGGTATCGGCGCCCTCGTGATCTGGTATCTGCGCAAGAAGATGCCGGAGTCGCCCCGCTGGCTTGCGGCGGTAGGACGCCATCAGGAAGCGCGCGAAGTGGTCGAGAAGATCGAAGCGCAAAGCGTGCGCCGCGACGCGCCGTTGCCGGTCGCGCCGCAGGAAGAAGAGCCCGGCCGTCTGCGCGATCTGTTCGCCGCGCGGCAGCTATCGCGCACGCTGGTCGGCATCTCGGTGATCTGTATTTCCTTTACGGCGATGTATGCGTTCGTCGCCTGGGTGCCGACCTTTCTCGTCAAGCAGGGCTTCGACATTACCCATTCCCTGCTGATCACGTCGGCCATGTTCGCGGGCGGGCCTGCCGGTTCGCTGATCAGTATGGCGATCGCCGACAGGATCGGCCGCAAATGGGGGCTTGTGATCTTCTCCGCGCTCGGCGCGGTGATCGGCATGGCGTATCCGTACGTCACGCATGCGGTGACGATCGCGCTGGTCGGCTTCGGCGTGACGACGTGCATCTATGTCACCTCCGCGCTCGGCGTGGCGTGTTACGTGACCGAGCTGTTCCCAACCCGGCTGCGGCTGCGCGGTGTCGGCCTCGCGAACGCGGCGGGACGCGCGGTCAACGTCGGCGTGCCGTACGTGGTGGCAGCCGTGTATGCACTCGCGGGACTGCTCGGCGTGGTGTCGTTCATCGCCGCGCTGTTCGCCTTGCTCGTCGTGATTCTCATCACGCTCGGCGTCGAAACCAAACAACGCACACTCGAGGAAGTGCAGGCACAGCCGGGCGCCGACTCGGGCATCGACGTAAAGAAACCCCTCAATATTGGAGGCATGTAAATGACAGGCGCTTCAGACACCTATGAACTCTTTGCGATCAAGTACGCGCGCCGCGACGGCTGGCGCAGCGACAACTTCATCGGCGGCGACGACGATCACAGTAGTGCGATGCCGCTCGACTACTACGTGTGGGTCGCGCGCAATAGCGAACGCGCGGTGCTGATCGACACGGGTTTCAACGCCGAAGTCGCGGCAAAACGCGGGCGCGGCGTGCTGCGCTGTCCGATCGATTCGTTAAGGCTCGTCGGTATCGATCCCGATTCTGTCAGCGACGCCGTGATCACGCATCTGCATTACGACCACGTCGGCAACTTCACGCTATTGCCTTCGGCGCGTTTTCATCTGCAGGAACCGGAGATGCATTTCGCGACCGGGCGCCATATGAAGGACGCGCATTTCGCCCATCACTATGAGCCCGAAGATGTTGCCGCGATGGTGAAGATGAACTTTGCGCAACGCGTGGTGATGCACAACGGCCCCGCCGAACTTGCGCCCGGCATCCAGTTGCAACCGGTCGGCGGACACACGCCCGGTTTGCAGATCGTGCGCGTGAAAACGGCGCGCGGCTGGGTCGTGGTCGCATCGGATGCGTCGCACTTCTACGACAACATCGAGAAACGCCGGCCCTTTTCGAATGCCTGCGACGTGTGCAAGATGCTCGACGCGTTCGACACCGTCTACCTGCTCGCCGATTCGAAGCAGCACGTGATTCCCGGCCACGATCCGCAAGTCCTGGAACGTTATCCGGCGCCGACCCGCGAACTCGAAGGGATCGTCGCGCGGCTCGACGTGGCGCCAGTCAGCCATGCCGAATGAACCCCGCCTGAAGAAACATCATTAGACCAGGAAGATAACTCGCTATGGAAGACGAATTGCGCATCATGGCCGTGGCCGGCAATCTCGGTTACGGCTTTCCCGAAGCATCGCTGCGTAACGGTATCGCGCGCAAACCGCATCTGGTGGGCGCGGACAACGGCTCGTCCGATCCGGGACCTTATTACCTCGGCAGCGGCAAGTCGCTGATCAAGCGCGAGCAGTTGCGCCGCGATCTGGGGCTCTCGCTGAAAGCCGCGCGCGATGCGGGCGTGCCCTACGTGATCGGCACGGCGGGCACCGCCGGCGCCCAGCCGCATCTGGAAGAATTCCTCGACGTGCTCGACGAAGTCACGCGCCGCGACGGCCTGCGCTACAAGCTCGCGACGATCCCCGCCGACATCGACAGGAACGTGATCAAGCAGGCCATTCGCGAAGGCCGCGTGAAGTCGATGGGCGTGCTGCCCGAACTCACCGAAC harbors:
- a CDS encoding LysR family transcriptional regulator — its product is MTLSKLFSGKPSSRSINDLQHIRAFVAVAREGSLTKAARLLNLTQPAVSVQLKNLQDQLKLRLLTRSPRGLTLTADGLKLLPYAEQILDAIGNFDVAADNLVSILSGTVSIGTILNPQTIRLGAVLQYMANHYPEVRTRLRHSMTGQILEQLASGALDVGFFLGTPAESDGIELHAIALMPITYYVIAPKGWQERINGRGWAELAELPWIWTPPTSMHHRLLTHAFESVGAKPRVAAEVDLEASMIELVRAGVGLSLARETVAIDEAQKYGAAISREVPIEIPLSFISLARRREEPLIEAMFFAAQMAFS
- a CDS encoding MFS transporter — protein: MAQRLDSLETGPFHWRLLGLIGGGMFFDAFDNFLAGSVLGALVQQGLSDMHMNALFISMSFAGLTLGAWGAGVIGDRFGRRFSYQFNLLIFGLTSIAAAFAPSMTWLIVLRFIMGIGLGAEIVVGYSTLNEFMPAHARGRFASLLNLITNSSVLVSAACGFLIIPHFGWRWMFAIPGIGALVIWYLRKKMPESPRWLAAVGRHQEAREVVEKIEAQSVRRDAPLPVAPQEEEPGRLRDLFAARQLSRTLVGISVICISFTAMYAFVAWVPTFLVKQGFDITHSLLITSAMFAGGPAGSLISMAIADRIGRKWGLVIFSALGAVIGMAYPYVTHAVTIALVGFGVTTCIYVTSALGVACYVTELFPTRLRLRGVGLANAAGRAVNVGVPYVVAAVYALAGLLGVVSFIAALFALLVVILITLGVETKQRTLEEVQAQPGADSGIDVKKPLNIGGM
- a CDS encoding N-acyl homoserine lactonase family protein, with the protein product MTGASDTYELFAIKYARRDGWRSDNFIGGDDDHSSAMPLDYYVWVARNSERAVLIDTGFNAEVAAKRGRGVLRCPIDSLRLVGIDPDSVSDAVITHLHYDHVGNFTLLPSARFHLQEPEMHFATGRHMKDAHFAHHYEPEDVAAMVKMNFAQRVVMHNGPAELAPGIQLQPVGGHTPGLQIVRVKTARGWVVVASDASHFYDNIEKRRPFSNACDVCKMLDAFDTVYLLADSKQHVIPGHDPQVLERYPAPTRELEGIVARLDVAPVSHAE